GGACCGCTTCCCGCTGACACTCTCGCTGACCATCGGCGGCCTGGTGATCTTCCTGATCTTCGGCCTCGGTACGGGTCTGATGGCGGCCTGGAAGCGCGGAACCGCCCTCGACAAGGTGGTCAGCGGCTCCTCGATGGTGCTCAGCTCGTTCCAGATCTACTTCCTGGGCCCCATCGTCCTCAGCCTCCTCGTCTACAACACCGGCTGGCTGGAGAGTCCCAAGTACGTGTCCTTCACGGACAACCCGGGCAGCTGGTTCATGGGCATGCTGATCCCCTGGGCCGTGATGGCCACCATCTTCACCGCCCAGTACACCCGTATGGCACGCTCGACGATGATCGAGCAGCTCCAGGAGGAGCACGTCAGGACCGCGCGGGCCAAGGGCATGCGGCAGAGCTACGTCTTCTTCCGCTACGCCTGGCGCGGTTCGCTCATCCCGATCGTCACGATCATCGGCATGGACCTCAGCGCGCTCCTGTCGGGCGCCGTGGTCACGGAGTTCACCTTCGACCTCGCCGGTATCGGGCGTCTCGCGGTCGAGGGCTCGCTGACCAAGGACCTTCCGCTGACGATGGGCGTCATGCTGTTCGGCGCCTTCTTCATCCTGATCCTGAACATCGTCGTGGACCTCGCCTACGCCTACATCGACCCGCGCGTGCGCCTCGCCTAGGAGAAATACCGTGACCACACTGACCAAGACCGAAGGCGAGAGGGCCCCGAGCGGGCCGGAGGCCTTCCTCTCGGTCCGCGACCTGCGGGTGCGGTTCTCCACCGAGGACGGCATCGTGAAGGCCGTCGACGGGCTCTCCTTCGACGTCGAGCGGGGCAAGACGCTCGGCATCGTGGGGGAGTCGGGTTCGGGCAAGTCCGTCACCAACCTGACCGTCCTCGGACTGCACAACCCCAAGACCGCCACCGTCGAGGGCGAGATCGTCCTGGACGGCAAGGAACTGGTCACCGCGACCGAGAAGGAGATGGAGAAGCTCCGCGGCAACAAGGTCGCGATGATCTTCCAGGACCCGCTGACCGCGCTCTCGCCTTACTACACGGTGGGCCGGCAGATCGCGGAGCCCTTCATGAAGCACACCGGCGCCTCCAAGAAGGAGGCGAAGCTGCGCGCCATCGAGATGCTCGACAAGGTCGGCATCCCGCAGCCCGCGATGCGCTTCGAGGACTACCCGCACCAGTTCTCCGGCGGTATGCGCCAGCGCGCGATGATCGCGATGTCGCTGATCTGCAACCCGGACCTGCTGATCGCGGACGAGCCGACCACGGCCCTGGACGTGACCGTGCAGGCCCAGATCCTGGACCTGCTCAAGGACCTCCAGCAGGAGTTCGGCTCGGCGATCATCTTCATCACCCACGACCTCGGCGTCATCTCCAAGATGGCCGACGACCTGCTGGTGATGTACTCGGGCCGGGCCGTGGAACGCGGCAGCGTGCGCGAGGTGCTGCGCGCCCCGCAGCACCCGTACACCTGGGGCCTGCTGAGTTCCATGCCGCGACTCGGCGGTGACACGGCGCAGGCGCTCACCCCGATCCCGGGGTCCCCGCCCAGCCTGCTGAACCCGCCGTCGGGCTGCCCGTTCCACCCCCGGTGCGGCTTCACGTCCGAGGTCGGCGGCAACCGCTGCTCCGGCGAGCGGCCGGAGCTGCCCGCGGGCCGCGGCGCCGCCTGTCACCTGGACGACGCGCAGAAGTCCACCTTTTTCATCGAACAGATCAAGCCCCGGCTGGGCTAGGGAGAACGACTCATGAGCGACAAACTCACCCTGCCGAAGCCGCAGGGCCCGGTGGACGGAGCAGCCGAGCCGCTGCTCTCCGTCGAGGGCCTGACGAAGCACTTCCCGATCTACGGCGGCTTCCCGATCAAGCGCAAGGTCGGAGCCGTGCAGGCCGTCGACGGGGTCGACCTGACCGTCGGCGTCGGCGAGAGCGTCGGCCTGGTCGGCGAGTCCGGCTGCGGCAAGTCCACGACCGGCCGGCTCATCACCCGGCTCCTGGAGCCGACGGCGGGCAAGGTCACGTACGCGGGCCGGGACATCACGCACGCCACGCGCCGGCAGTTGGCGCCCGTACGGTCCGAGATCCAGATGATCTTCCAGGACCCGTACTCCTCGCTGAACCCGCGGCAGACCGTCGGCTCCATCATCAAGTCGCCGATGGAGGTCAACGGGATCAACCCGAAGGGCGGCATCGAGAACCGCGTCCGTGAGCTGCTGGAGCTGGTCGGTCTCAACCCCGAGCACTACAACCGCTTCCCGCACGAGTTCTCCGGCGGTCAGCGCCAGCGCATCGGGGTGGCCCGCGCGCTGTCCCTGAACCCGAAGCTGATCGTGGCGGACGAGCCGGTGTCGGCGCTGGACGTGTCGATCCAGGCGCAGGTCGTGAACCTGCTCCAGAAGGTCCAGGAAGAGATGGGCATCGCCTTCCTCTTCATCGCCCACGACCTGGCGATCGTCCGGCACTTCTCGCAGCGCCTCGCGGTGATGTACCTGGGCAAGGTGGTGGAGGTCGGCGACCGCGACTCCATCTACAACCGGCCGCGTCACCCGTACACGCACGCCCTGTTGTCGGCCGTCCCCGAGGTCGCCCTCGACGACGAGACCGAGGACCGGGAGCGGATCCGGCTCTC
This sequence is a window from Streptomyces ortus. Protein-coding genes within it:
- a CDS encoding ABC transporter permease; protein product: MLQFLIRRLSGAVVIMFLIGAFTFFLFYTIPQDFAQLSCGKNCSPENIAVIRENLGLDKPITTQFWEFMMGIVSGRDFPQGHCAAPCLGVSFDSGDFVWDSIMDRFPLTLSLTIGGLVIFLIFGLGTGLMAAWKRGTALDKVVSGSSMVLSSFQIYFLGPIVLSLLVYNTGWLESPKYVSFTDNPGSWFMGMLIPWAVMATIFTAQYTRMARSTMIEQLQEEHVRTARAKGMRQSYVFFRYAWRGSLIPIVTIIGMDLSALLSGAVVTEFTFDLAGIGRLAVEGSLTKDLPLTMGVMLFGAFFILILNIVVDLAYAYIDPRVRLA
- a CDS encoding ABC transporter ATP-binding protein; amino-acid sequence: MTTLTKTEGERAPSGPEAFLSVRDLRVRFSTEDGIVKAVDGLSFDVERGKTLGIVGESGSGKSVTNLTVLGLHNPKTATVEGEIVLDGKELVTATEKEMEKLRGNKVAMIFQDPLTALSPYYTVGRQIAEPFMKHTGASKKEAKLRAIEMLDKVGIPQPAMRFEDYPHQFSGGMRQRAMIAMSLICNPDLLIADEPTTALDVTVQAQILDLLKDLQQEFGSAIIFITHDLGVISKMADDLLVMYSGRAVERGSVREVLRAPQHPYTWGLLSSMPRLGGDTAQALTPIPGSPPSLLNPPSGCPFHPRCGFTSEVGGNRCSGERPELPAGRGAACHLDDAQKSTFFIEQIKPRLG
- a CDS encoding ABC transporter ATP-binding protein; translated protein: MSDKLTLPKPQGPVDGAAEPLLSVEGLTKHFPIYGGFPIKRKVGAVQAVDGVDLTVGVGESVGLVGESGCGKSTTGRLITRLLEPTAGKVTYAGRDITHATRRQLAPVRSEIQMIFQDPYSSLNPRQTVGSIIKSPMEVNGINPKGGIENRVRELLELVGLNPEHYNRFPHEFSGGQRQRIGVARALSLNPKLIVADEPVSALDVSIQAQVVNLLQKVQEEMGIAFLFIAHDLAIVRHFSQRLAVMYLGKVVEVGDRDSIYNRPRHPYTHALLSAVPEVALDDETEDRERIRLSGDVPSPIHPPSGCRFRTRCWKAQDKCATTEPPLVQISGNRANHLTACHFPEDPTTEARNEDIVLDPALTALEKDGE